From the Triticum urartu cultivar G1812 chromosome 4, Tu2.1, whole genome shotgun sequence genome, the window acctgagcatctttatgatcactcAGTTGTGTTGTGACGTTtaatagcacacaaggtattcctctggtatccgggagttgcataatctcatagtcgatgGAATaagtatttgacatgaagaaagcagtagcaataaattgaacaatcattatgctaagctaacggatgggtcttgtccatcacatcattctcctaatgatgtgatcccgttatcaaatgacaactcatgtccatggttagaaaaccttaaccatctttgatcaacgagctagtctagtagaggcttactagggacacagtgtttgtttatgtattcacacatgtattaaggttttcgatcaatacaaatatagcatgaataataaacctttatcatgaataaggaaatataaaaataacaactttattattgcctttatggcatatttccttcactttatTCGGTTGTTTCTTTGCATATAAAGCGAAGCGAAAGCCTCTTTTGAGGTCGGGAGAGCCAACATGATTCTTTTGAGATGGTTTACGCCCTAAGCAGCCTCTGATACACTTCTCTCATCTAGAAACAGAGGGATGACAcactttgcttcttctttttatGAAAAACTTCCAATCTATTTATCTTGGATCATGACAGTACAAAGAACAATAAAGGTAATAAAAATTACAACGATGTGCATGAACcacttagagcatctccaacaaatGCGCTATATAAGCCGCGCGTTGAAAAAGATGCCTATATAGAGTGTGCGACAAAAACAACGCTCCAACAGAAGCTGTAAAATAGAGCACGCATAAAGATGAAGCTGTAAATTTAGTGAACACGGGCTGCGGGGCTGCAAATTTGGGACGCCGGCTTGTGCGCGCGGGCTGCTGCATGTGGGGCCACCGGGTTGGGCGTCGTGTTTTTGTGCGTCTGTTAAACCTCCCGCGCGCAAAAACACTATTTCAGCTTTGCAAAACCGTTTTAGCGCGCCGCGCTACTGCAcgtctgttggagatgctcttagcaaCAACTACAAACACTGGATTTGGTGCATAATTTTATTCCCAATCGCTGCACGCGATGGCTACAGCTTACATAACCCCCGCTTATTAAGTGCATGCAGCTCAGATATCACGTCTCACTTGCATCTCAACACCAAAGGCATGAAGCACGTCGGACATGTGCAAGGAGCCTCTACGTCAAGCGTGCACGACGATCTTGGTGTATTTCGTCATATCGGTGGTGGCGCGGCCGCCGGCGCCGTCCAGCGGGAAGTAGAAGGGGTAGATCTCGTAGCGCACCCTGCAGCTGCTGTAGTTGATCTGGCAGCCCTGCTGCGCGCCGCAGTAGTCGCCGAACTTGGACAGCGCCACCGAGACGCACTGCGCGCACGCCAGCGGCGCGAGGTCCCGCGTGCACTGCGCCAGGCCGTAGATGGTGACGAACGGCGTGTACTGGTCCTTGGACCTGCCGAGCCCCGCGCGGCCCGACGCCGACGCCTGCGCCGTCGCCTTGTTCATCACCTTCCCCACCGCCTTCTTGAACGGCTTGGGGTCGTCCGCCGCCTGCACGTTCACCAGGATCACGCCGGCGCCCGTGTCCGACTGCCCGGCGAAGTCTGTGTCGTCGTACCGCATGAAGCAGAAGTCGTACCTGCACGCGCGTACGTACAGGCCAGCCAAGCTTAGCCAGATGATTAAGCATGTATATCCATCGATCGT encodes:
- the LOC125552128 gene encoding cysteine-rich repeat secretory protein 55-like isoform X2, which produces MASSIASTMALCRARSGLLLLGMALLPLGMAMDAIGSNCAGTRYAGSGKANIDSVLADLVAKGSSGGFATAVAGKGNSTVVYGLAQCRGDVSASDCSSCLADAAKQLPTACSYLSDARIWYDFCFMRYDDTDFAGQSDTGAGVILVNVQAADDPKPFKKAVGKVMNKATAQASASGRAGLGRSKDQYTPFVTIYGLAQCTRDLAPLACAQCVSVALSKFGDYCGAQQGCQINYSSCRVRYEIYPFYFPLDGAGGRATTDMTKYTKIVVHA
- the LOC125552128 gene encoding cysteine-rich repeat secretory protein 55-like isoform X1 is translated as MASSIASTMALCRARSGLLLLGMALLPLGMAMDAIGSNCAGTRYAGSGKANIDSVLADLVAKGSSGGFATAVAGKGNSTVVYGLAQCRGDVSASDCSSCLADAAKQLPTACSYLSDARICLAGLYVRACRYDFCFMRYDDTDFAGQSDTGAGVILVNVQAADDPKPFKKAVGKVMNKATAQASASGRAGLGRSKDQYTPFVTIYGLAQCTRDLAPLACAQCVSVALSKFGDYCGAQQGCQINYSSCRVRYEIYPFYFPLDGAGGRATTDMTKYTKIVVHA